Proteins encoded in a region of the Triticum dicoccoides isolate Atlit2015 ecotype Zavitan chromosome 3A, WEW_v2.0, whole genome shotgun sequence genome:
- the LOC119271830 gene encoding uncharacterized protein LOC119271830 → MATPPVASSSPSPSLPLPREGREWKGSDWSGGSAPLPSLLFFTDFRRRSKWEVDEQERRVRDSDERRPRFSSPMAGVGEWQQMRDTNWWRNGQREAGHQLGAPLAADFHGGDVVYLGACFFPTQRSPRAPMDGDGQHVRPRSRALLTDDKDDGTYASDVYSGNLAATGGSRAGGILLSSFLGR, encoded by the exons ATGGCGACACCGCcggtggcctcctcctccccctcaccttctctccctctcccaagGGAGGGAAGAGAATGGAAGGGATCTGATTGGAGCGGTGGATCTGCGCCCTTGCCGTCTCTTCTTTTCTTCACCGATTTCAGGAGGAGATCGAAGTGGGAGGTAGACGAGCAGGAGCGCCGCGTCCGCGACAGCGATGAGCGACGACCCAG GTTCTCCTCTCCCATGGCAGGGGTCGGCGAGTGGCAACAGATGCGGGACACCAACTGGTGGCGCAACGGACAGCGAGAGGCGGGACACCAACTGGGCGCGCCTCTCGCGGCCGACTTCCACGGCGGCGACGTTGTTTACCTTGGCGCCTGCTTCTTTCCGACTCAGCGATCCCCGCGGGCACCGATGGACGGCGACGGGCAGCACGTGCGGCCGCGGAGCCGCGCGCTCCTGACCGACGACAAGGATGACGGGACGTACGCCAGCGACGTGTACAGCGGCAACCTCGCCGCCACGGGAGGGTCTCGTGCTGGCGGCATCTTGTTGAGTTCCTTCCTT GGGCGGTAG